The following DNA comes from Picosynechococcus sp. PCC 7003.
AAACTGAGCCGCGCCACCCTCCGCAATATCAAACAAAATCTCTTTTTCGCCTTCTTCTACAATGTCGCCAGTATTCCCATTGCTGCGGGGATTCTTAGTGCTTGGGGAATTTTCCTGAACCCGATGATCGCTGGGGCGGCCATGGCCTTTAGTTCTGTTTCGGTGGTGACGAATGCTCTACGTTTGAAAAAAGTTAGTCAACGGCTTTAAAAGGTCATTTATAAAGTCGATAAATCTCCCCCAAATTGGGGGCTGGGGGGCTTTTTAGGCATCCTGTAAAAAGGCGATCGCCTTTCGTAGATTATTGGTAAATTTCTCGGCGATGTCCAATTTTAATGATCAGAATAATGAGCTTTTCGTTTTCAATTCTATAGATAATGCGGTAATTTCCTACTCTAATCCGAAAGCGACCATTACCATTTTTAAGTTTTTTGGTATCTGGTGGATACGGATTATTGATCAGGGCTTCAATTTTTTCAATGATGCGCTTCTGAGTACCTTTGGGCAATTTAGAGAGTTCTTTTTGAGCAGTCTTCAAGAACTCAATGCTATAGCCAGCCATAATTCCTAAAGTCCTAGTTCTTGTTTGACAGTTTCTAAAGAAACACGTTCTTGATTTTCTGGGTTGGCTTCGGCTTCAATCGCATCATGAATATCTAATAAATCTTCTAATTCTTCGGCATCGATAATAGCTAATTTGCCTTGAATAATTTGTTTGAAAAAATCATCGACAGAAAGATTTAGTTGTGCAGCAAGGGCAGAAATGCCCTGTAAAGATTCGGCTGAGATCTGTAGTGAGGTCATGATTTTTGTGAATTCTAAAATAATTAAATGATATTTTTGCTCAATGGCTCATCAAAGTCGTCAGGAACAATAAATTCTCCTTCACACAGTCCAAAAGGACGTAATTTCTTTGACTGGTCAATATTTGATTTTTCTTGTTTTTCTTCGAGTAAGATTTCCAGAATTTTATGGACTAAATAGTCTGGCAGTTTTTCGATTTCTTGGATCAGTTGTTCTCTTTCTGTCATGGGTCGATGCTCGTGGTTCTGATTTATTTTGGTGGGTTATCGATCGCCCAGGGGCCAACTATATTTTCGCCATTTTTTTCTTTTTCGGCCAGGGCGAGGTTCAACTCTAAAAGTTTTTCGAGGATGTCATCGTCTTTTTTGAAGCCATAGGCTTTGAGAACAAGGGCATCAAGCTGTTTGTGGAGTTTATGGAGTTGGCTGGCGGGTTCATCGAAAAAGGCGTTGTAAAGTTTGGTAATCCCCCATTGTTTGGCTTCCATTTGGGCGCTGCGATATTCGTGGAGGTTGATCATCGCTTGGCGGATCTGTTGGGTGAGTTTTGCACTCGCCATCTGGGGAAAGGGAAAAGTTTCAAAACAAGTGTTGTGGGTGTAACGGGTATCACCTTTTAGGGTTGAGCTTTGGGCTTTGACCCATTGGCGATGAACATCTGATGTCAAAATTCCCAACACATAAAAATCATCCGAAGCCACAACAGTTGTTGAGTCAGCAGGAAGCCAATCTAATTTACAAGGAATAAAAATAAACCATTTAGAATGTCTTGGAACTGCAAAGTAAAGAGCTAGTAGCTCGATTGCTTGACGCATTGCAGGGCGTTTTTCTCCAAATTGCCACCAATTTTCTCGCGTTGTTTGTCGTCGATTTGTATCGCGCACGGGTTTTACAAATTCCTTGAGATGATTGAACGGTAATTTGTAATTACTAGCATCTTCTAAAGATAAATCATTAAAATCAATAATCCAGCGGCTTGGTTCACCGTTCACTTTGTCTGTCAAATCTCCTGCTGAAACTGACCACTTTAAAACTTGTCTATTGACTGAATTTTGTTTAATCCAAGCTTTTGCGATTTCTGGCTTAATATAAAAATCTTTCCCGACAGGAATTACACCTTGAAAAGCAAAATCCTTATTTTGTTCAATTCTAAAGGCTTGACTGACATCAAAAAGCTCTGTCAAAGAGCTATTGATACTTTTGACTTCTCGATTATCCAAAAGATAATGTTTTGGTGCTTGCTTTGCCCAATTCACTAAGCTGACATGAACATTTGCTTCCCCTGACCAGGGTTGTGTTGAAACTGCTTCGTGAATAAACCCGCCATTTTGCACAATATATTCCAAAGAGGCTGTGCGGCTTTTCCCTTGGCTAATGGAATTTGTGCCAACTAAACCAGCCCGACCGTTTCCATCCAGTTGATCGTGGGCTTTCCGAAACCAATAACTACAAAAATCCACTGAATCTTTGACATCAGCAAATTTTTTAAAAACCCGCTCCATATATTCATCACCCAGAGCTAATCGGGCGTGTTTACCACCAAGAAAAGGCGGATTGCCGATGATCGCGTCAGCCTTCGGCCAGTCATTAAATAGCGCATCCTTGCAGACAATATTTTGATCCAAAGAATCCAACGGCAAAGCAGGCTCATTCAACCCAAACTTATCAATCGCAATCTTCCGGGCGATCATCATCGTCACCCGCGCCAACTGCACCGCAAACGGATTTGTATCCATCCCAAAAAACTGCAATGGCGTCACAATCCCCAGTTCTTCCTGCTGTAAAGCGTCCCCCTGGAACCGCTTCCGCCGCTCATAGATTTTATTCAGCAAAACCCGTTCAAGCCGCTTCAACTCCTGATAGGCCACATAAAGGAAATTTCCCGAACCGCACGCCGGATCCAACACCCGATATTCCCGTAATTCCTGCTTCAGTTTTTCGAGATCTTCGTAGGTCGTCGCTTGGTCGATTTTTCCTTCCCAATAGTCGGCGATCGTCGGTCGCACAATCTGCCGAATATCTTTCTCAGAGGTGTAATGAATCCCCCTGGCATGGCGCTCATCCGCATCAATGGCACTCTCAAAAATATTCCCAAAAATCGAGGGCCGGATATTCGCCCAATCATCCCGCGCACAAACATCCAGAATTTCTAACTCGCTCTTTTCCAAGGGAATTGGCTGAATCTCACCAAACAAGCCCCCATTAAAATAGTCCACCCCCTGATAGCGACCCTGGGGCACGATCCCCGGCTGATCCATCGCCCGAAACAACCCACTAAACGCATCATAGGCATTGTCCCGCCCCGCTAAACAGTCCTGCACCAACCCCACAAACAGATCCCGTGGCAGAAGGTTCCGGTCTTCAGCGAACATCGCTAGGACACATTGCAGGGTAAACCGTTGCAGTTGCGTTTCCGTGAAATAAACAAATTTTTCCTTTTCGCCTCGCGATCGCACCAGCCGATAAAATTCCCCCATGCGTTTAGCTGTGCGTTCCGTTACCTCGACCTGATTGTTGCGAAAGACGGGTTCCCGACCGCCAATCTCCATAAATGAGAACGTCCCCGCCCGATGGGGGAGATCCTCTAACTTCACCCGGTCTACAGGCTCATCGACTTGGTTGTTAAAGTCATAGACCCAAAACTCATCAAAATTGCAGAGGATCGAATAGCGTGGTTTCGGGGTCAGCCGCAGCCAATATTTTTCAAGCTGGGAATAATGCAGCGCCAGATCCGTGCCCCGCTTTTTCATCTCCACCACGATCCCCTTTACCCCAGGGGCGGGCGACCAAACCAAATCTGCAAAACCCGTTTTATCCTTCTTGCTCGCTTTTTTGACCCGCTCCTCAAACTCAGCCCCAACTTCCTTGATCCCCACATGGCCAAACGCTTGAAAAAATCGCGTTAAAAATGTCTGCGCCTCTGACTTCTCATCCCCTTGGATATACGCCTTGCAGTAATCCACAAATGCCTGGAGAGAATCACGGGTTACTGCCATCGGTCACTCAGCCTACAACAAAAAAACGATACAAAGATTCCTCCATAGTATCGTCCCGCCCCAACACCATCCACCCAAAAAGCACTGACACAATTGATTTTAGGCAAGTATGATGAAAGTCATACCCTGCAGTTTGAGTTAAGCACCCATGAAAAAAACACTGTACATCCCGGATGAGCTGTGGCAGCAGCTTGATCAATACCTCCAAACTCACCCCGAAGAAAATGCCTCTAGCCTCGTCCAGAGCGCCCTCAGAGATAAGCTACGTCCCCGGAACGGCCAGGGTTTACTAGATTTAGCAGGCCTAGTTCGTAATGCCCCTGTAGATGCTTCAACGAATCCCTTGGAGCGTTGATGGAACGACTGGTAATCGATGCAGGCCCACTAATTGCTCTCGTTTCTCACCAGGATCGATATCATGAGCTAGCTCAAGCCGGCTTTACCCAAATCCCAAAAGTTTTTGGGGAAATCATTACCCCTTTACCGATTGTTTTTGAGGTTTACAAATTCGTTTCACGCCGTGAGTCAATCCAAGCGGCTCAATTCCTTTTGACAACTTTGCAGGCCAATACAGTCATTCAGACTATTTCTCCAACGGATTTTCAAGAGATTTACGAACTCAGCCTTCGTTCACCCCAATGGCGAGGCAGTTTAGAAGATGCTTCTGTGCTGGTCTTAGCAAAACAAATGCAAGCGAGGGTTTGGACAATTGATTACAGAGATCTCGGCTTTTTTGAAGATATTGGTTTTTGGCATCCCTGAAAAAAGATTGCATCATAAATCCCCCACAAAATTTCTGTAAACCAGCGATTTCGCAGGGGAGATTTCAATAAAATGCGCTATTCAATCTGACTTTAGGCTTCTACTTTGATGTTGACCTTCGTTTCTTTATCCGCAGCTTCTTGGTAGAGCTTGAATCCAGAGACGAGATCTTTTTCTCCGGTAATCAGGCGAGCGCCCCGACCTCTAGTGACGTAGTTCCAACCCCACTGGAGCATCACCACCATCTTGTTATCAAACTCGATTAGGTAGTAAACGTGGGCAAAGATCCAGATTAACCAGGCCAGGAAGCCAGAGAATTTCACAAAACCCAGATCCACAACGGCGGCATTTTGCCCAATCACGGCCAGGCTACCCAATTCCATATAACGGAAGGGGGCCATCTCCTGACCATTGACCCGTTGTTTGATCAGTTTTGCCACATATTCTCCTTCTTGCATCGCCACCGGCGCCACCCCAGGCAAAGGCCGTTCATTTTGGTGGGGGAAGTTTGCCAAGTCCCCAATGACAAATACATCGGGATAACCGGCAACGCTTAGATTCGGCTCGACAATGACGCGACCGGCCCGGTCTAGGGTCGCTCCTAAACGGTCTTCGAGGACTTTACTCATGCCAGACGCTTTAACCCCAGCGGCCCAGACAATGGTTTTTGCGGCAATTTCAAGCTGCTCATCGCCCTGTTTAAAGGTGACGAGGTGGTCTTCGATGTTCGTGACGAGGCTCTTGGTTTGTACCTGCACCCCTAGATTTTCCAGGGATTTTTGCGCCTTCGCCGACAAACTCGGATCGTAGGGGGGCAAGACTCGATCCATCCCTTCTAGGAGAATAATCCGGGCGCGGGTAGTATCAATTTTACGGAAATCTTTTTTCAGAACGCTGTAGGCAATTTCGGCGATCGCCCCGGCGAGTTCTACCCCCGTGGGGCCACCCCCAATGATCACAAAGGTCAACCAAGCCTGTTGCAGAGCGGGGTCTGTTTCCTTTTCGGCTGCCTCAAAGGCCATAAAAATGCGATGGCGAATTTCGAGGGCATCTTCAACGGTTTTCAGGCCCGGTGCGTAGGGTTTCCAATGGTCATTCCCAAAGTAGTGGTGGCTGACCCCCGTAGCGACGATCAAACTGTCATAGTTGACGATCCCTTCGTTCATCACCACCGTTTTGCTGTCGGGGTCGATATCGACCACTTCATCGAGGAGCACATGGGTGTTTTTGTTGCCGCTGAGGACGCCGCGCAAAGGCGAAGCGATATCCGCAGGGGACAGGGTACCCGTTGCCACTTGGTACAGCAGGGGTTGAAACAGGTGGAAATTGCGTTTGTCGATCAGGGTGACATCCACGGCAGCCTCGTATTTACCGAGGGTTTTCGCGGCATAGAGGCCACCAAAACCACCACCGAGAATCACCACTTTATGCTTATCTGTCTTGGGGGTGAGATTGGGGAGTTGCGTATTGACCATGGGTTCGCTGGGGTTGGGGAGAATATAAACTTTTATTTCAATCGGCCTGTGTTAGGTAAGAATACTAACAGAAATCTACCCAAAGAGATAAAAGGTGAGATTTCAATGGTGCTATTGCCTGAAAAAGTGGCGCGGAGACGGTTAATTTAATGCAGCGTTTGGTGGTTTCTGAGGCGCAATTTGCTGATCTTTCTAGGGTTAATTTAACGGCAGAACAACGGCATTATCTGCTAAGTGTGTTACGGTTGCGCGCGGGCGATCGCCTGATTGTGTTAAATGGCTTAGGTCAAGCTTGGGTGGGGGAGTTGACCGAGACTGAGGAAATTCAACTAATAGAATCCCAGCCCCTCCAAACAGAATGTCCGATTCCGGTGAAATTAGTGGCAGCGCTGCCGAAAAATGGCTTTGATGAAGTGGTGCGTTGCTGTACAGAATTAGGAGTAACGCAGATCTATCCGGTGATTTCTGCGCGGACAATTTTAAAACCGAGTGAAAATAAGTTAAAACGCTGGCGCAAAATTGCCACCGAAGCCGCAGAACAATCGGAACGGGCAATTGTGCCGAAAATTGAAACACCACAACCTTTTTTAACGCTTTTAGAAAACCTTTCGCCAGAGCAAACCTATCTCTGTGGCGCACGGGAAAAATCATGGCATCTTCTGGATGTTTTACCGCCAAATCTCCCGCCAGAAATTACGGTACTGATCGGGCCGGAGGGGGGCTGGACAGAGACAGAAATCCAACAGGCGATCGCCAAAAATATTCCGGTGGTTTCCTTGGGAAGCTCTATCTTACGGGCAGTGACGGCTTCGATTACGGCGATCGCCCTGGTGAATAGTTACTGTCGCCCCAAAAACTAAGCTGACTTAACTTTGGGAGTCCCGGCGGGATTTTTCGATGGCGATCAAGGTTTTGCGGAGGGACTCGATCTCCCCCTGGAGTTGGCTGGTGTAGGTGGCATTGCTCTGGGCGGCTGTGAGCATGGCCGCCGCCTGAAAAGCCGTATCGGGGCTGATATTACCCTTGTAGGTCATCATGATGCGTTGATAATGTTCGCCAAGGTCATCGTGCATGATGCTTATAAAATCAGCGAATTCACTCATTTTCCCGCTTCTCCAAGCCGTTAGGGGGTTTTAGTTACCTTACATGGCCATGGTAGCGGAGATGCAAGGCGATCGCCTCGGAAATTTACCGAATGTATTTTTTTTCGTCCTCCCTCAGGCCACAATAGGGAAGATTTTTCACCGTTGGAATTTTCCCAGTTTAATGAGCAACTCCATTAACCCCATCGTTTGGCAAGAAGACCGCGTCCTCCTCGTGGATCAAACCCTGCTCCCCCTCGCCTGTAAAGTCGTCGAAATTAAAACCTACCAGGCCATGGCTGAGGCGATCCGCACGATGATTGTCCGGGGAGCGCCTGCCATTGGGGTTTCTGCTGCCTATGGTCTATACCTGGGGGCGAAGGAAATCCAAACCACGGACCGCACCATTTTCCTTGAAAAGTTAGAGGCGATCGCCGAAACCCTCCGGCAAACCAGACCCACCGCAGTCAACCTCTTTTGGGCCATTGATCGGGTGATGGCAACGGTGCAAGGGGCGACTGGTAGTATTCCTGAGTTGCAAAACTTGATTCTTAATACCGCCAAGGCGATCCACGATGAAGACCTCGCCACCTGCCAGGCGATCGGTGACCAGGGGTTAGCGGTTCTCCCCGAAACCCCCGAAAAGTTAACGATCCTCACCCATTGCAATGCGGGTGGTTTAGCTACAGCGGGTTATGGCACAGCTTTAGGCGTGATTCGCTCAGCCTGGCGGGAAAACCGGTTGGCCATGGTCTACGCCGACGAAACCCGACCCCGGCTCCAAGGCTCGAAGCTCACCACCTGGGAATGTGTCCAGGAAGGGATTCCCGTCACCCAAATCTGTGACAACATGGCCGCCCATTGTATGCAGCAAGGGCGCATCGATGCGGTGGTGGTGGGGGCCGACCGGATTACGGCCAACGGGGATGCGGCGAATAAGATTGGCACCTACAGTTTGGCGATCGTCGCGAAGGCCCATAATGTGCCTTTCTTTGTGGCGGCGCCCCTATCGACAGTAGATTTTTCCCTCAGCGACGGTAAGCAAATTCCCATTGAAGAGCGCGATCCCCAGGAAGTCTATCAAATTGGCGACACGCGCATTTGCCCAGAAGGGGTGCAGTTTTATAATCCGGCCTTTGATGTGACCCCGGCCCACCTGATCACGGCGATCATCACGGAAAAAGGGGCAGTAGCTCCCGACCAGTTGATTAATCTCAAGGGCTAAAAACCCACCCCTCTATCCTTTCCCAAGAGGGGAAGATCACTATCAAAAAAGCTGGGTCAAAATGGGTAATAATCCCAACACACTAAAGCCCAGCAAAAAATACAAACTTTGTTGTCCCGTTTGGCGATCGCCAAAGGAGCGGGCATAGATCCCTTTGACTGCATTGTTACTGGCCGTCGCAATCAGAATCGAAATACTGGCTAGGGGTAAGGACAAGGACTGGCCCGCCGACTGGGTCAAGCTCAGAATAAAGGGGTCTACATCGGTGATCCCCATGATTGCCGCAAAGGAGTACACACCGCGATCGCCTAAATAATCAACGATGTAACGGGTCAAGAGGGAGATCACCACAAACAGCAGCGCAAAACTAAAGGCGGCCTTTAGTTCCAAGGGGTTTCCCTGGGGATGGGTCGCAGCGATCGCCTGGGGATCAGTTCCATTTTTTTTCCGGAGGGCGATCGCCAAGCCCCCCACAACCCCTACCAGCCCTAACAGGAAAAACGAACCCATCAGCCGTTCTGACAAAGCCCCATTAAATAATTCCAACAGCAAAATTAAGCGCCAGTACATCATCCCCGAAGCCATCACCATTCCCCC
Coding sequences within:
- a CDS encoding type II toxin-antitoxin system RelE/ParE family toxin → MAGYSIEFLKTAQKELSKLPKGTQKRIIEKIEALINNPYPPDTKKLKNGNGRFRIRVGNYRIIYRIENEKLIILIIKIGHRREIYQ
- a CDS encoding DUF2281 domain-containing protein, which codes for MTEREQLIQEIEKLPDYLVHKILEILLEEKQEKSNIDQSKKLRPFGLCEGEFIVPDDFDEPLSKNII
- a CDS encoding DNA methyltransferase; the encoded protein is MAVTRDSLQAFVDYCKAYIQGDEKSEAQTFLTRFFQAFGHVGIKEVGAEFEERVKKASKKDKTGFADLVWSPAPGVKGIVVEMKKRGTDLALHYSQLEKYWLRLTPKPRYSILCNFDEFWVYDFNNQVDEPVDRVKLEDLPHRAGTFSFMEIGGREPVFRNNQVEVTERTAKRMGEFYRLVRSRGEKEKFVYFTETQLQRFTLQCVLAMFAEDRNLLPRDLFVGLVQDCLAGRDNAYDAFSGLFRAMDQPGIVPQGRYQGVDYFNGGLFGEIQPIPLEKSELEILDVCARDDWANIRPSIFGNIFESAIDADERHARGIHYTSEKDIRQIVRPTIADYWEGKIDQATTYEDLEKLKQELREYRVLDPACGSGNFLYVAYQELKRLERVLLNKIYERRKRFQGDALQQEELGIVTPLQFFGMDTNPFAVQLARVTMMIARKIAIDKFGLNEPALPLDSLDQNIVCKDALFNDWPKADAIIGNPPFLGGKHARLALGDEYMERVFKKFADVKDSVDFCSYWFRKAHDQLDGNGRAGLVGTNSISQGKSRTASLEYIVQNGGFIHEAVSTQPWSGEANVHVSLVNWAKQAPKHYLLDNREVKSINSSLTELFDVSQAFRIEQNKDFAFQGVIPVGKDFYIKPEIAKAWIKQNSVNRQVLKWSVSAGDLTDKVNGEPSRWIIDFNDLSLEDASNYKLPFNHLKEFVKPVRDTNRRQTTRENWWQFGEKRPAMRQAIELLALYFAVPRHSKWFIFIPCKLDWLPADSTTVVASDDFYVLGILTSDVHRQWVKAQSSTLKGDTRYTHNTCFETFPFPQMASAKLTQQIRQAMINLHEYRSAQMEAKQWGITKLYNAFFDEPASQLHKLHKQLDALVLKAYGFKKDDDILEKLLELNLALAEKEKNGENIVGPWAIDNPPK
- a CDS encoding type II toxin-antitoxin system VapC family toxin; translated protein: MERLVIDAGPLIALVSHQDRYHELAQAGFTQIPKVFGEIITPLPIVFEVYKFVSRRESIQAAQFLLTTLQANTVIQTISPTDFQEIYELSLRSPQWRGSLEDASVLVLAKQMQARVWTIDYRDLGFFEDIGFWHP
- a CDS encoding NAD(P)/FAD-dependent oxidoreductase, translated to MVNTQLPNLTPKTDKHKVVILGGGFGGLYAAKTLGKYEAAVDVTLIDKRNFHLFQPLLYQVATGTLSPADIASPLRGVLSGNKNTHVLLDEVVDIDPDSKTVVMNEGIVNYDSLIVATGVSHHYFGNDHWKPYAPGLKTVEDALEIRHRIFMAFEAAEKETDPALQQAWLTFVIIGGGPTGVELAGAIAEIAYSVLKKDFRKIDTTRARIILLEGMDRVLPPYDPSLSAKAQKSLENLGVQVQTKSLVTNIEDHLVTFKQGDEQLEIAAKTIVWAAGVKASGMSKVLEDRLGATLDRAGRVIVEPNLSVAGYPDVFVIGDLANFPHQNERPLPGVAPVAMQEGEYVAKLIKQRVNGQEMAPFRYMELGSLAVIGQNAAVVDLGFVKFSGFLAWLIWIFAHVYYLIEFDNKMVVMLQWGWNYVTRGRGARLITGEKDLVSGFKLYQEAADKETKVNIKVEA
- a CDS encoding 16S rRNA (uracil(1498)-N(3))-methyltransferase, with amino-acid sequence MQRLVVSEAQFADLSRVNLTAEQRHYLLSVLRLRAGDRLIVLNGLGQAWVGELTETEEIQLIESQPLQTECPIPVKLVAALPKNGFDEVVRCCTELGVTQIYPVISARTILKPSENKLKRWRKIATEAAEQSERAIVPKIETPQPFLTLLENLSPEQTYLCGAREKSWHLLDVLPPNLPPEITVLIGPEGGWTETEIQQAIAKNIPVVSLGSSILRAVTASITAIALVNSYCRPKN
- the mtnA gene encoding S-methyl-5-thioribose-1-phosphate isomerase, which translates into the protein MSNSINPIVWQEDRVLLVDQTLLPLACKVVEIKTYQAMAEAIRTMIVRGAPAIGVSAAYGLYLGAKEIQTTDRTIFLEKLEAIAETLRQTRPTAVNLFWAIDRVMATVQGATGSIPELQNLILNTAKAIHDEDLATCQAIGDQGLAVLPETPEKLTILTHCNAGGLATAGYGTALGVIRSAWRENRLAMVYADETRPRLQGSKLTTWECVQEGIPVTQICDNMAAHCMQQGRIDAVVVGADRITANGDAANKIGTYSLAIVAKAHNVPFFVAAPLSTVDFSLSDGKQIPIEERDPQEVYQIGDTRICPEGVQFYNPAFDVTPAHLITAIITEKGAVAPDQLINLKG